The DNA region CGTCAAGTGCCTTACCTCCAGCTGAATCCGTGTTTGGTCAGCGGCAAGGAACGCACGCGCGTGCCCGTGGCACTGAAGATCGCGTTGGTGACCGCCGGGATGATTGGCGGCAGCGCTGGTTCACCCAGTCCCGTCGGGTTGTTCTCGGAGATCAGCCAGTGCGTTTCGATCACCGGCGGCGCCTGCCGCATCCGGAGAACCGGATAGGTGTCGAAGTTGCTCTGCACAACCTTGCCGCCATCCACCGTGATCTCCAGCATGAGCTGGCTCAGACCGTCGATGACCGCGCTGTGCACCTGACTCTCGGCATTGAGCGGATTGATGATGTGACGGCCAATATCACCAGCCACCCAGACCTTGTTGACCTTGATCCGCTTGTTTGCGTCCACGCTGACCTCGGCCACTTCGGCAAAGTGGCCCTGGTGACTGAAGTGGAACGCCACACCCATCGCGGTGCCCTTCGGCAACGTCCGTTTGCCCCAGCCTGACTTCTCAGCCACCAGTTTGAGCACACCGGCCATGCTCTCTGCGCTGAAGGCGCGACCGCCTCCGCCACCGCCGCCGCCCTGCTGGGCAAGTGCGATGGGGGTACGGGCCAGCAGGTCGAGCCGGAACTGCACCGGGTCTTTGCCGGCCTCATGTGCCAACTCGTCCAGGAACGACTGCATGACAAACGAAAGTGAACACGCGCCCGGCGCTCGGTGTGCCCCAGTCGTCACACCCAGCGGCATCATCGACGCATGAGTCGCGAAGTTCGGGACAAACCGCGCGGGGAACTCCGTGGCGCCCAGTGTGGACGACGGTGCCGGACGCACGGCCGGCCCCTGCTGAGCCGGCGCGCCTGCAGGCGGAGGCGGCGCCTCGTTGCTGAACGAGATGAAGTGGTTGCGCCAGGCGATGAGTGAGCCCGACGCGTCCAGGCCGCCCTTCAAGTGGTGATAACCCGCGGGCCGGAACACTTCCTGCTTCATTTCGTCTTCGCGCGACCAGCGGATCTGCACCGGTACGCCAATGGTCTTGGCGATAACCGCGGTTTCGATCACGTAGTCGTTGTAGAGACGTCGTCCGAAACTGCCGCCCATGCGCGGCAGATGCACGGTGATGTCGGCCGGCGTAATTGCGAGCGCCGCGGCGATCGTGTTGACCACGCCACCGGGCTGCTGCGTGCCTGCCCACATCTCGAGCTTGCCATTGGCGAAGACCGCCGTGGCATTTGGCGGCTCCATCGGCGCGTGCGCGAGGAACGGATACGAATACGCGGCCTCTACGGTCTTGGCTGCGCCTGCGAGCGCGGCGTCAACGTCGCCGTCTGCGCGCGTGGTGCTCTGTGGCGCCATCGGCGCCATGGCCGCAGCCTTCGTGGCGAAGCCGGCGGTGCTGTCAGCGGCCGTCTTCCCCTCGTCCCACACCACCTTCAGCTGCTTCCGCGCGTTTTCGGCGTACCACCAACTGTCGGCCACGATGGCAACGCCGCTCATCGAACCGCCGCCCACGCTGTCCGGAATGATGAAGGCGTGACGGATGCCGGGCAGGGCTTTGATGGCATCAAGGTTTGCGCTGATCGCCTTGCCGCCGATCACAGGGCACCGCTGATACACGCCGTGCAACATGCCTGGCAGTTTGACGTCGCTGCCAAACAACGGCTGGCCTGTCACGATCTTGTGGTTGTCCACACCGGGCATCGGCTTGCCGATGAACCGGTAGGCCTTGGGATCCTTGAGCACCACCGACGCGAGCGCCGGCGGCGTCATCCGCGCCGCAGCCGCGGCGAACTGGCCGTAGCCCGCAGACCGGTTCGACGACGCGTGCACAAGACGGCCGGGGGTTGTGGTGATCTCAGTCGCCGGCACACCCCACTGCTCGGCCGCGGCCGCAATCAGCATGTGGCGCGCGGCGCCGCCCATCTGGCGCATGGGGATCCAGTTGTTCGGCGTGGCCGTGCTGCCGCCCGCTGACTGATTGCCATACTTCGCAGGGTTGAGGTCGCCCTGCACGATACGGACGTCCTTCCAGTCCGCATCCAGCTCTTCGGCGATGAGCATCGGCAACATCATCTTCACGCCCTGCCCGATCTCGGGGTTCTTGGCCGTGATGGTGACGATGCCATTGGCGTCGATCGACACAAACGCGTTGGGATCGAGCGGCGCCGCGTTGCCGCGGCCCTGCGCAAAGATCTCCAGCGGTTCGAAGTACGTGGCGATCATGAAGCCGCCACCGGCCAGTGCCGTGACGCGCAGGAAATCTCGGCGGTCAAGCGTCATCGTCGGGCTCATTTGGCGTCCTTCATGATCGGCGCCGCTTCCGCGGCGCCTTGGGTGCGAACAGCTTCGTGGATGCCCTGGCGGATGCGAATGTATGTGCCGCACCGGCAGAGATTGGTGTTCATGGCCGCGTCGATTTCGGCGTCGGTCGGTTTTGGTCGTGTGGCCAGGAGCGCGGCAGCGGCCATGATCTGGCCGGTCTGGCAATAGCCGCATTCCGGGACGTCGAGTTTCTCCCACGCCTTCTGAAGCGGATGTGAGCCGTCCGGTGAGAGGCCTTCAATAGTGACGACCGCCGCGCCGGCGACATTGGCCAACGGCGTCTGGCAGGAGCGCACCGCGCGACCGCGCAGGTGCACGGTGCAGGCGCCGCACTGGCCGGTGCCACAGCCATACTTCGCGCCGCTGAGGTTCAGGACATCCCGCAGGACCCACAGCAATGGCATGTCGGTGGGGGCATCCACGGTGGTCGATTTCCCGTTAAGGGTGAAGGTGGTCGGCATGAGGCGAATTATATGGGAGGACGCGGTAATTGAGGATGGAGGATTGAGGGATTGAGGATCGGGATTGCAGGATGGCGGGTTGGGGATTGCGGATGGGAATTGCCGAGCGGGGGATTGCGAAATTGGGGGATTGCGAGATTGGGCGATTTTGGGCATTGCGGCATTGCCCCCATTGCCCCATTGGCTCATTGGCTCATTGCCAAATAGACTGTTTTCATGCGCCATCGCGAAAGCGCCGGCTTGCTGCTCTATCGTCGAGGCCTGGCGACGTCTGTCCGCCTCGAAGTGCTGCTGGCGCATCCTGGTGGGCCGTACTGGGCCGAGAGGCACGAGGGCGCCTGGACGATTCCCAAAGGGGGCGTAGATCGCGGGGAAACGGCACTCGAGGCTGCCATTCGCGAGTTCCGCGAAGAAACAGGGTTCGACTCCAGTGCGCCGTATCTCACCCTGGGCAGCGTGGTTCAGCGCAGCGGAAAAACCGTACACGCATGGGCGTTCGAGGGCGATTGCGATCCGGCAGTGGCTTCCAGCAACCTGACGTCCACCGAATGGCCGCCGCGCTCGGGGCGCCTGATCGAAATACCCGAGATCGACCGCGTCTCGTTCTTTACGATCGACGACGCACGCCGCGCCATCAACGCACGGCAAATGACGCTGCTCGACAGACTCCTGGAGAAATTGGGAACTTAGAAACTGGGGAACTGGGGCTTGTCCGCCGTAGCTCCGGAGGAGCGAAGGCGGAAACTGGGGACTTAGCCGACGTGAATCCGGGGCCGTAGTGCGGGGTCGTGTTCGGCCTGGCGCAGCACTTCACGACACACGGGCGCGGTGTCGCCTTCGCCGAACGCCAGGAACCTCAGCAGGTACGTGAACGGATTGCCTTCCGTCCAGCCAAAGTAGGCATGCGGGATTGTGCCCGTGCGATCGCGCAAGTTGAGCAGCAGACCGGCGATGGCATTGGGGATCGCCGGGCTGGTACAGCGCAGGACGTAAAACCCGCCGACGTCCGCTCCAGAGACTTTCAGCCGATTTGAGAAGTCCGACGTGTCGCCCGGCCGCACCTCCAGAAACAGAATCAGCGCATCCGACGGCAAGTGGTGCGAACTCAAGGCTTCGTCCAACTTGCGCGCGTACTCGTCATGGTTCCCGGTATCGGGACGGTTGGCGATGATGCGCAGCGACTGGCGCCGCGCGGCTTCAGTCACCAGTTCCTCGGCCAACGCGTCGTACTCAATGCCTTCGATCCGCAGTTCCGTCGACCGCGCCACCCTCGACACCAGCGACGCGCCAATGATGGTGACGATGAACCAGGTGGCGATCTGGAGGCCCTCGGGCCGCTCAATGATGTTGACGATCGTTGTATAGACAAAAACGACCGCGATGGGCACATACCGCGCGCGACGGTGGGGGAGCGCAATGGCCACGGCCACTGCCGCCGATGTCATCAACATCAGAACACCGGTGGCATACGCGCCACCCTGTGCCGTGACGTCCGCCTTAAACACCATGGTCACCACCAGTGCCATGAAGGTGATGATGAGCACCAGCGGGCGCGTGGCGCGCGCCCAGTCGGGCGCCATGCCGTAACGCGGCAGGTATTGCGGCACGAGATTGAGCAGGCCGGCCATGGCCGACGCGCCGGCGAACCACAGGGTGCCGATCGTGGCCACGTCGTAGATGGTGCCGAACACATCGCCCAGGTCCCGATGCGCCAGAAACGCGAGGGCCCGCCCGCTGGCTTCGCCGCCCGCGCTCATGGCTTCGGCCGGCACCCGCAGTGTGGTGACGAGGGAACTGCCGGTGAGCAGGATGCTCATGATGACTGCGGCCGAGGTCAGGAGCTTGCGCGTGTTGCGCACGCGCGAGGCGAGGATCTCTTCGTCAGTGTCGCCGGTGCCGGCCACGAGCGGCATCACAGCCACGCCGGTCTCGAAACCCGACAGGCCGAGCGCCAGCTTCGGAAACAGCACCACCGCCAGCAGGACCATCATGAGCGGATTGCCATGCTGCGCGAACAGCGTCTGCCGCCAATTGGTGATGACCTCCGGATGCTGGACCACCTGCCACAGTTCGTATCCGATCACGATGACGTTGACGGTGAGATAAGCCACCACCAGCAGCACCGCAAGCCAGATGGCCTCTTTGAACCCGCGCAGGAAGACGGCACCCAGCGCGATGAGCAGCAGGAGCGTCACGCCCACCTGGTGGTTGGCCCAGTCGGGCACAAACGGGTTCTCGATGATGTGCGCCGAGGCGTCGGCGGCTGACAGCGTCATCGTGATGATGAAACTGGTGGCGGCAAATCCAAGGAGGACGAGCACCGCCCCTTTGCCCTTCCAGCGCGGCAGGCGTTCTTCCAGTACCGAGAGGCTGCCCTGACCGTGCGGGCTCAGCGCCGCAATGCGGTGATACACAGGCAGCGCGCCAAAAAGCGTGAGCAGCACAAGCACGAGCGTGGCGATCGGCGCCAGAGCGCCGGCGGCCAGGAACGCAATTGACGGTTGGTAGCCGAGCGTCGAAAAATAATCGACCCCGGTCAGGCACATGACCTGCCACCACGGCGCCGCATGCGGGAGGCGTGGTTGTCCCTGGCTCTCGGTCAGTTCCTTGGTAAACCAGTGCCGAAGGCCGCTGGCCGGTTGCGCAGGCGGTGCCACCAACTAGGACTTCGGGATCGTCCAGAAGTAGATCGTGCGTCCATCCACTTCGATCGTCTGCTCGGCCTGCCACTCACCCATGTCGAAGCTGTTGGACACGATGCGCGTGCCGGGTTTGAGCTCCTTCATGAGTTTCGGAATCAGCCTCACGTTCAGCGAAGGCAACAGGTAGAGCGTGACCACCGTGGCCTCGCTCAGATTGGTGCTGTCGGCGAACAGATCCGCGTTGATGAACTTCACCCGGTCGGTTACGCCCGCGGTGACCGCGTTGGCGTTCGAGTCCTTGATTTTCGCTGGGTCGATATCGATGCCCACGCCACGCGCGCCGAACTGTTTCGCGGCGGTGATGACGATGCGGCCGTCGCCGCACCCGAGGTCGTACACCACGTCGTTCTTGCCGACTTTCGCCAGCTTTAACATCGCGTCCACCACCGACTGCGGCGTGGGCACAAAGATGACATCCGGATCACGCAGGGCAGGCCGTGTCTGCGCGGCAGGAACCACCTGCGTCAGAACAACAGCCACCAACGCCGCGACGAGTACGAGGCTCTTGCGCATCATGTGGATTCTCCCTGGGGGCCATTATACGAAAAACGACCGAGCCTCAGTGTGCGCGTTCGATCACAATCAGCGTGGCATCGTCCTGCGCCGGACCGGCGGTCCACGCGATGACGGCGGCATTCAGGGCATCTACCAGCGCTTCGGCGCTTCCCGCCGGCGTGTGTAAGGCGAGCTCTGCGAGCCGGTCTTCGCCGAATTCTTCGTCGGCGGCGGATCGGGCTTCCGTCATGCCGTCGGTATAGCAGATGAGCCGGTCTCCTGGTCCAAATGTGGCGGTGCCGGTGGTGTAGGTCCAGTCGCTCGACACGCCCAGGACCAGGCCGGTGGTGGCCAGTTGATCGATACGGCCGTCGGCCCGCACAAGGATGGGCGGATTGTGACCGGCGTTGGCGTACGAAATCACGCCGCCCTCGAGATCGACCACGGCGTAGCAGAAGGTCACGAACTTGCCCGACGCGATGTTGCGGCAGAGCAGCCGGTTCACTGATCCGCAAACTTCGTGCGGCTCGGCCGAGGCACTCGCGAACGCGCGCACCGCGGCTTGCAGATTGGACATGAGCAGGGCGGCCGGCAGGCCCTTGCCGACGACGTCGGCGATCGAGAGCGCCACGCGGGTGTCGCTGAAACGCAACACGTCGTAGCAGTCGCCACCAATCCCGGCGGCCGGTGTCCACCGGGCCGCAATCTGGCAACCGTCCAAAACGGGCATCACGCTGGGCAGCAGCGCCCGCTGAATCTGGCGCGCTTCTTCGTGGTCTCGGGCGAAACGCGCGTCGCGACGACGGGCGGCCTGGCCCTCGGCCACTTCGCGATTCACCACGTCCACAAGCGTGGTGTCGTCCCACGGCTTCTGCACGAA from Acidobacteriota bacterium includes:
- a CDS encoding xanthine dehydrogenase family protein molybdopterin-binding subunit, whose protein sequence is MSPTMTLDRRDFLRVTALAGGGFMIATYFEPLEIFAQGRGNAAPLDPNAFVSIDANGIVTITAKNPEIGQGVKMMLPMLIAEELDADWKDVRIVQGDLNPAKYGNQSAGGSTATPNNWIPMRQMGGAARHMLIAAAAEQWGVPATEITTTPGRLVHASSNRSAGYGQFAAAAARMTPPALASVVLKDPKAYRFIGKPMPGVDNHKIVTGQPLFGSDVKLPGMLHGVYQRCPVIGGKAISANLDAIKALPGIRHAFIIPDSVGGGSMSGVAIVADSWWYAENARKQLKVVWDEGKTAADSTAGFATKAAAMAPMAPQSTTRADGDVDAALAGAAKTVEAAYSYPFLAHAPMEPPNATAVFANGKLEMWAGTQQPGGVVNTIAAALAITPADITVHLPRMGGSFGRRLYNDYVIETAVIAKTIGVPVQIRWSREDEMKQEVFRPAGYHHLKGGLDASGSLIAWRNHFISFSNEAPPPPAGAPAQQGPAVRPAPSSTLGATEFPARFVPNFATHASMMPLGVTTGAHRAPGACSLSFVMQSFLDELAHEAGKDPVQFRLDLLARTPIALAQQGGGGGGGGRAFSAESMAGVLKLVAEKSGWGKRTLPKGTAMGVAFHFSHQGHFAEVAEVSVDANKRIKVNKVWVAGDIGRHIINPLNAESQVHSAVIDGLSQLMLEITVDGGKVVQSNFDTYPVLRMRQAPPVIETHWLISENNPTGLGEPALPPIIPAVTNAIFSATGTRVRSLPLTKHGFSWR
- a CDS encoding (2Fe-2S)-binding protein, whose product is MPTTFTLNGKSTTVDAPTDMPLLWVLRDVLNLSGAKYGCGTGQCGACTVHLRGRAVRSCQTPLANVAGAAVVTIEGLSPDGSHPLQKAWEKLDVPECGYCQTGQIMAAAALLATRPKPTDAEIDAAMNTNLCRCGTYIRIRQGIHEAVRTQGAAEAAPIMKDAK
- a CDS encoding NUDIX domain-containing protein, which produces MRHRESAGLLLYRRGLATSVRLEVLLAHPGGPYWAERHEGAWTIPKGGVDRGETALEAAIREFREETGFDSSAPYLTLGSVVQRSGKTVHAWAFEGDCDPAVASSNLTSTEWPPRSGRLIEIPEIDRVSFFTIDDARRAINARQMTLLDRLLEKLGT
- a CDS encoding amino acid transporter; translation: MVAPPAQPASGLRHWFTKELTESQGQPRLPHAAPWWQVMCLTGVDYFSTLGYQPSIAFLAAGALAPIATLVLVLLTLFGALPVYHRIAALSPHGQGSLSVLEERLPRWKGKGAVLVLLGFAATSFIITMTLSAADASAHIIENPFVPDWANHQVGVTLLLLIALGAVFLRGFKEAIWLAVLLVVAYLTVNVIVIGYELWQVVQHPEVITNWRQTLFAQHGNPLMMVLLAVVLFPKLALGLSGFETGVAVMPLVAGTGDTDEEILASRVRNTRKLLTSAAVIMSILLTGSSLVTTLRVPAEAMSAGGEASGRALAFLAHRDLGDVFGTIYDVATIGTLWFAGASAMAGLLNLVPQYLPRYGMAPDWARATRPLVLIITFMALVVTMVFKADVTAQGGAYATGVLMLMTSAAVAVAIALPHRRARYVPIAVVFVYTTIVNIIERPEGLQIATWFIVTIIGASLVSRVARSTELRIEGIEYDALAEELVTEAARRQSLRIIANRPDTGNHDEYARKLDEALSSHHLPSDALILFLEVRPGDTSDFSNRLKVSGADVGGFYVLRCTSPAIPNAIAGLLLNLRDRTGTIPHAYFGWTEGNPFTYLLRFLAFGEGDTAPVCREVLRQAEHDPALRPRIHVG
- a CDS encoding class I SAM-dependent methyltransferase, translated to MMRKSLVLVAALVAVVLTQVVPAAQTRPALRDPDVIFVPTPQSVVDAMLKLAKVGKNDVVYDLGCGDGRIVITAAKQFGARGVGIDIDPAKIKDSNANAVTAGVTDRVKFINADLFADSTNLSEATVVTLYLLPSLNVRLIPKLMKELKPGTRIVSNSFDMGEWQAEQTIEVDGRTIYFWTIPKS
- a CDS encoding SpoIIE family protein phosphatase; amino-acid sequence: MSLVDGPAVDPARILVADDQLDILQALRLLLIDAGHEADLVSSVGDVIDRMGAQRYDLLLMDLNYTRDTTSGREGLELLEKVRTQDPALPVVVMTGWGSIETAVEAMRRGARSFVQKPWDDTTLVDVVNREVAEGQAARRRDARFARDHEEARQIQRALLPSVMPVLDGCQIAARWTPAAGIGGDCYDVLRFSDTRVALSIADVVGKGLPAALLMSNLQAAVRAFASASAEPHEVCGSVNRLLCRNIASGKFVTFCYAVVDLEGGVISYANAGHNPPILVRADGRIDQLATTGLVLGVSSDWTYTTGTATFGPGDRLICYTDGMTEARSAADEEFGEDRLAELALHTPAGSAEALVDALNAAVIAWTAGPAQDDATLIVIERAH